A stretch of the Lineus longissimus chromosome 10, tnLinLong1.2, whole genome shotgun sequence genome encodes the following:
- the LOC135494261 gene encoding phosphatidylinositol 3,4,5-trisphosphate 5-phosphatase 2-like isoform X2, giving the protein MAKLPFHHKRISRLQAENLLKAEDKDGTYLVRDSETVFGAYTLCVWYHGVVHQYRILPDKEKRLYIQANEGVPEKKFANIGLLIQHYIQRGENNGLVCALKQPVGKKEEDKESDDDDYNNDYRDPETSGTCFTLPSKDDILTSHFHQRFSQLDSSSVDGGFIEDVKQYISNGLQKDATAIQGGTGVTGLREIHQLLAKAAQPLEKQLQEFLGKVELCQHLFAQGKTKKTKEQNIDSYGILVPDNEVEGSSSSTHTYQNDLGQIIDRLACCSTEVSSLDKKAVKCLQEMSAISVTSSTADENEIRSIVINPPRRRPIPPAAFKVKAVKGMLLKEVSITLDLNGGKLIIVTPNKSLLDQECMPTQDKIEQLIKSKDNNLRLDVKIEGRKRETYQFEDARSRENFCQLIHQMKNIHAPADQIDAITVFIGTWNMGDEQPGYNINSWLKCSGTGRPLDKSLSAVPHDVYVIGTQESSLTEKEWTSKIRKTLQAIYEIDLHMIATTSLWGIRLIILTKMEHKNRISHVQTSFVRTGIANTLGNKGAVGVSFSFLATSLCFVCAHLTSGAEKNHRRNSNFRDITKGLSLGNKQLNLFDMTKQFHHLFWLGDLNYRLDEKVDVILKKIQEKDYEHLLSNNDQLTKSKNASEAFQYFCEEPINFPPTYRYEKGTKSEYAWKKYKKTGLRINVPSWCDRVLWKSYPGTYVNSRAYGCNEEFMTSDHKPVFASFEIGIASQFISKEPSLQDEDVEIIFESCEAELNTTSRQNYVLEFHSTCLEAPVSSKSNVQYRQREPNCYIPKWTKDMCPPLKPIVPDINYLEDQYILIAVKSVDVHESYGECVIAAKPYFSVFPVPFECVLTHHAEETGLLRGRLHVKVPMSPLGSMWSQRSRKSYEVTMHEEDSRRFSADCAPSTKRDLLQAPAPRGMSYNGCDTSAANKNLYPLIPITKPSSLGLAKAPKSNLTPGPVAEPRNRKPSPSPRSPATTPTERSPETTPVGTLISLSPTWEKPPLMPKDASMTKERIYDDVPEEREVPPAPPKRIQSLEMDTYTKIARPKTIEEWLNQIQLAPYINMFKQNGWDSLAFLCDLSDDDLQGMKVEKTHRKRIMDSIVELNK; this is encoded by the exons ATGGCTAAGCTGCCGTTTCATCACAAAAGAATCAGTCGACTTCAGGCAGAGAATTTGCTGAAAGCTGAGGACAAAGATGGGACTTACTTAGTCAGAGACAGTGAGACTGTTTTTGGGGCATATACACTTTGTGTTTG GTACCATGGAGTGGTCCACCAATACAGAATCCTACCAGATAAGGAGAAACGCCTGTACATCCAAGCTAATGAGGGCGTCCCGGAGAAGAAATTTGCTAATATCGGTCTGCTTATCCAGCACTACATTCAACGTGGCGAAAATAACGGGCTCGTGTGCGCACTGAAACAACCTGTCGGGAAGAAAGAAGAGGACAAAGAATCGG ATGACGATGATTATAACAATGATTACAGAGACCCTGAGACCTCTGGTACCTGTTTTACCCTACCCTCCAAAGACGATATCCTGACAAGCCACTTCCATCAGAGATTTTCTCAACTTGATTCGTCAAG TGTTGATGGTGGATTCATTGAAGATGTGAAGCAATATATCAGCAATGGTCTTCAGAAGGATGCCACTGCTATCCAGGGTGGGACAGGTGTGACTGGTCTGAGGGAGATCCATCAACTGCTGGCCAAGGCTGCTCAGCCCTTAGAAAA acaACTTCAAGAATTCCTTGGGAAGGTGGAACTTTGTCAACATTTGTTTGCCCAagggaaaacaaagaaaacgaaAGAG CAGAATATAGATTCCTATGGAATACTTGTCCCTGATAATGAAGTAGAGGGGTCCTCCTCCTCAACC CATACGTACCAGAATGACCTTGGCCAGATAATCGACAGGCTGGCGTGCTGTAGTACAGAGGTCAGTAGCCTGGACAAGAAGGCTGTGAAATGTCTCCAAGAGATGTCGGCGATCTCGGTGACATCATCGACGGCGGACGAGAATGAGATAAGATCAATAGTCATAAATCCTCCAAGACGGAGACCGATCCCGCCCGCAGCATTCAag GTGAAAGCAGTCAAAGGCATGCTCTTGAAAGAAGTCAGTATCACATTAGACCTCAATGGTGGGAAGCTGATCATCGTCACACCCAACAAGAGCCTGCTCGATCAAGAATGTATGCCGACGCAGGACAAAA TTGAGCAGCTGATTAAAAGTAAGGACAACAACTTGCGGCTAGACGTTAAGATTGAGGGGAGGAAGAGGGAGACATATCAATTTGAAGATGCCAGATCGCGGGAGAACTTCTGCCAGTTGATTCATCAGATGAAGAATATTCATGCACCCGCTGACCAAATTGATGCCATTACCGTCTTCATTGGAACTTGGAATATGG GTGATGAACAGCCAGGTTATAACATTAACTCTTGGCTGAAGTGCAGTGGGACCGGGCGACCCCTGGACAAAAGTCTGAGTGCTGTACCCCATGACGTGTATGTGATAGGTACCCAGGAGTCCTCGCTCACCGAGAAGGAGTGGACCAGTAAGATCAGGAAAACGTTGCAAGCGATTTATGAGATAGATTTACATATG ATTGCCACGACCAGTCTTTGGGGAATACGACTCATCATTCTGACAAAGATGGAACACAAAAACAGAATCAGTCATGTCCAGACATCATTTGTTAGAACAGGAATCGCTAATACTCTAG GTAACAAAGGTGCTGTGGGTGTGTCGTTTTCATTTCTTGCCACATCACTGTGTTTTGTCTGTGCTCATTTGACGTCCGGTGCTGAGAAAAATCACAG GAGAAACAGCAATTTCCGTGACATAACGAAAGGCCTGTCCCTCGGCAACAAGCAGCTAAACCTGTTCGACATGACCAAGCAGTTCCACCATCTCTTCTGGCTAGGCGATCTCAATTATCGACTCGATGAGAAAGTGGAT GTTATTCTTAAGAAAATACAAGAAAAAGACTACGAACACTTGCTCTCCAACAACGACCAGCTTACCAAGTCCAAGAACGCCAGTGAAGCATTCCAGTACTTCTGCGAAGAGCCGATAAATTTCCCGCCAACGTACCGATACGAGAAGGGCACCAAGAGTGAATATGCATGGAAAAAGTACAAGAAAACAGGA TTAAGGATTAACGTTCCGTCTTGGTGTGACCGGGTCCTGTGGAAGTCATATCCTGGTACCTATGTCAACTCAAGAGCTTATG GTTGCAATGAGGAGTTCATGACCAGCGACCACAAGCCTGTGTTTGCGAGTTTCGAGATTGGAATCGCCTCGCAGTTCATTTCTAAAGAACCCAGCTTGCAGGACGAAGACGTTGAAATCATCTTTGAGAGTTGCGAGGCAGAGTTGAACACAACGAGTCGACAAAACTATGTACTGGAGTTTCATTCGACTTGTCTGGAAG CTCCGGTCTCGAGTAAATCTAATGTGCAATACCGCCAGCGAGAGCCAAACTGCTATATTCCCAAATGGACCAAGGACATGTGTCCACCCCTGAAACCGATTGTTCCAGATATTAACTACCTTGAGGACCAATACATCTTGATTGCAGTGAAGTCTGTTGATGTTCATGAATCATATG GAGAATGCGTGATAGCCGCCAAGCCATACTTTAGTGTATTCCCTGTTCCGTTTGAGTGTGTCCTCACCCACCACGCTGAGGAGACGGGGCTCCTGAGGGGCAGGCTTCACGTGAAAGTCCCAATGAGTCCTTTGGGTTCCATGTGGTCACAGAGGAGCAGGAAGAGTTATG AGGTGACCATGCATGAAGAAGACAGTCGGAGATTCTCGGCCGACTGTGCGCCTTCAACCAAAAGAGACCTACTGCAAGCACCGGCACCAAGGGGGATGTCTTACAACGGATGTGATACAA GTGCTGCGAACAAGAATTTATACCCACTCATTCCAATCACCAAACCAAGTAGCCTGGGTCTGGCAAAAGCTCCAAAGAGCAATCTGACACCTGGGCCTGTCGCTGAACCCCGCAACAGAAAACCCAGCCCGTCACCGAGATCACCTGCGACTACTCCAACAGAAAGATCACCAGAGACTACTCCGGTGGGGACCTTGATTTCTTTGTCGCCGACCTGGGAGAAGCCGCCATTGATGCCGAAGGATGCGTCGATGACGAAGGAGAGGATTTATGATGACGTGCCTGAAGAGAGGGAGGTACCACCGGCGCCACCGAAAAGGATTCAGTCGCTAGAAATGGAT ACTTACACAAAGATTGCCAGACCTAAGACTATTGAAGAATGGCTGAATCAGATACAGTTGGCACCATACATCAATATGTTCAAACAGAATGGCTGGGATTCTTTAGCATTTCTCTGTGACCTCTCTGACGATGACCTCCAGGGTATGAAGGTCGAGAAGACGCACAGAAAGAGAATTATGGACAGTATTGTTGAATTGAATAAATAA
- the LOC135494261 gene encoding phosphatidylinositol 3,4,5-trisphosphate 5-phosphatase 2-like isoform X3: MAKLPFHHKRISRLQAENLLKAEDKDGTYLVRDSETVFGAYTLCVWYHGVVHQYRILPDKEKRLYIQANEGVPEKKFANIGLLIQHYIQRGENNGLVCALKQPVGKKEEDKESDDDDYNNDYRDPETSGTCFTLPSKDDILTSHFHQRFSQLDSSSVDGGFIEDVKQYISNGLQKDATAIQGGTGVTGLREIHQLLAKAAQPLEKQLQEFLGKVELCQHLFAQGKTKKTKEHTYQNDLGQIIDRLACCSTEVSSLDKKAVKCLQEMSAISVTSSTADENEIRSIVINPPRRRPIPPAAFKVKAVKGMLLKEVSITLDLNGGKLIIVTPNKSLLDQECMPTQDKIEQLIKSKDNNLRLDVKIEGRKRETYQFEDARSRENFCQLIHQMKNIHAPADQIDAITVFIGTWNMGDEQPGYNINSWLKCSGTGRPLDKSLSAVPHDVYVIGTQESSLTEKEWTSKIRKTLQAIYEIDLHMIATTSLWGIRLIILTKMEHKNRISHVQTSFVRTGIANTLGNKGAVGVSFSFLATSLCFVCAHLTSGAEKNHRRNSNFRDITKGLSLGNKQLNLFDMTKQFHHLFWLGDLNYRLDEKVDVILKKIQEKDYEHLLSNNDQLTKSKNASEAFQYFCEEPINFPPTYRYEKGTKSEYAWKKYKKTGLRINVPSWCDRVLWKSYPGTYVNSRAYGCNEEFMTSDHKPVFASFEIGIASQFISKEPSLQDEDVEIIFESCEAELNTTSRQNYVLEFHSTCLEAPVSSKSNVQYRQREPNCYIPKWTKDMCPPLKPIVPDINYLEDQYILIAVKSVDVHESYGECVIAAKPYFSVFPVPFECVLTHHAEETGLLRGRLHVKVPMSPLGSMWSQRSRKSYEVTMHEEDSRRFSADCAPSTKRDLLQAPAPRGMSYNGCDTITGAANKNLYPLIPITKPSSLGLAKAPKSNLTPGPVAEPRNRKPSPSPRSPATTPTERSPETTPVGTLISLSPTWEKPPLMPKDASMTKERIYDDVPEEREVPPAPPKRIQSLEMDTYTKIARPKTIEEWLNQIQLAPYINMFKQNGWDSLAFLCDLSDDDLQGMKVEKTHRKRIMDSIVELNK; the protein is encoded by the exons ATGGCTAAGCTGCCGTTTCATCACAAAAGAATCAGTCGACTTCAGGCAGAGAATTTGCTGAAAGCTGAGGACAAAGATGGGACTTACTTAGTCAGAGACAGTGAGACTGTTTTTGGGGCATATACACTTTGTGTTTG GTACCATGGAGTGGTCCACCAATACAGAATCCTACCAGATAAGGAGAAACGCCTGTACATCCAAGCTAATGAGGGCGTCCCGGAGAAGAAATTTGCTAATATCGGTCTGCTTATCCAGCACTACATTCAACGTGGCGAAAATAACGGGCTCGTGTGCGCACTGAAACAACCTGTCGGGAAGAAAGAAGAGGACAAAGAATCGG ATGACGATGATTATAACAATGATTACAGAGACCCTGAGACCTCTGGTACCTGTTTTACCCTACCCTCCAAAGACGATATCCTGACAAGCCACTTCCATCAGAGATTTTCTCAACTTGATTCGTCAAG TGTTGATGGTGGATTCATTGAAGATGTGAAGCAATATATCAGCAATGGTCTTCAGAAGGATGCCACTGCTATCCAGGGTGGGACAGGTGTGACTGGTCTGAGGGAGATCCATCAACTGCTGGCCAAGGCTGCTCAGCCCTTAGAAAA acaACTTCAAGAATTCCTTGGGAAGGTGGAACTTTGTCAACATTTGTTTGCCCAagggaaaacaaagaaaacgaaAGAG CATACGTACCAGAATGACCTTGGCCAGATAATCGACAGGCTGGCGTGCTGTAGTACAGAGGTCAGTAGCCTGGACAAGAAGGCTGTGAAATGTCTCCAAGAGATGTCGGCGATCTCGGTGACATCATCGACGGCGGACGAGAATGAGATAAGATCAATAGTCATAAATCCTCCAAGACGGAGACCGATCCCGCCCGCAGCATTCAag GTGAAAGCAGTCAAAGGCATGCTCTTGAAAGAAGTCAGTATCACATTAGACCTCAATGGTGGGAAGCTGATCATCGTCACACCCAACAAGAGCCTGCTCGATCAAGAATGTATGCCGACGCAGGACAAAA TTGAGCAGCTGATTAAAAGTAAGGACAACAACTTGCGGCTAGACGTTAAGATTGAGGGGAGGAAGAGGGAGACATATCAATTTGAAGATGCCAGATCGCGGGAGAACTTCTGCCAGTTGATTCATCAGATGAAGAATATTCATGCACCCGCTGACCAAATTGATGCCATTACCGTCTTCATTGGAACTTGGAATATGG GTGATGAACAGCCAGGTTATAACATTAACTCTTGGCTGAAGTGCAGTGGGACCGGGCGACCCCTGGACAAAAGTCTGAGTGCTGTACCCCATGACGTGTATGTGATAGGTACCCAGGAGTCCTCGCTCACCGAGAAGGAGTGGACCAGTAAGATCAGGAAAACGTTGCAAGCGATTTATGAGATAGATTTACATATG ATTGCCACGACCAGTCTTTGGGGAATACGACTCATCATTCTGACAAAGATGGAACACAAAAACAGAATCAGTCATGTCCAGACATCATTTGTTAGAACAGGAATCGCTAATACTCTAG GTAACAAAGGTGCTGTGGGTGTGTCGTTTTCATTTCTTGCCACATCACTGTGTTTTGTCTGTGCTCATTTGACGTCCGGTGCTGAGAAAAATCACAG GAGAAACAGCAATTTCCGTGACATAACGAAAGGCCTGTCCCTCGGCAACAAGCAGCTAAACCTGTTCGACATGACCAAGCAGTTCCACCATCTCTTCTGGCTAGGCGATCTCAATTATCGACTCGATGAGAAAGTGGAT GTTATTCTTAAGAAAATACAAGAAAAAGACTACGAACACTTGCTCTCCAACAACGACCAGCTTACCAAGTCCAAGAACGCCAGTGAAGCATTCCAGTACTTCTGCGAAGAGCCGATAAATTTCCCGCCAACGTACCGATACGAGAAGGGCACCAAGAGTGAATATGCATGGAAAAAGTACAAGAAAACAGGA TTAAGGATTAACGTTCCGTCTTGGTGTGACCGGGTCCTGTGGAAGTCATATCCTGGTACCTATGTCAACTCAAGAGCTTATG GTTGCAATGAGGAGTTCATGACCAGCGACCACAAGCCTGTGTTTGCGAGTTTCGAGATTGGAATCGCCTCGCAGTTCATTTCTAAAGAACCCAGCTTGCAGGACGAAGACGTTGAAATCATCTTTGAGAGTTGCGAGGCAGAGTTGAACACAACGAGTCGACAAAACTATGTACTGGAGTTTCATTCGACTTGTCTGGAAG CTCCGGTCTCGAGTAAATCTAATGTGCAATACCGCCAGCGAGAGCCAAACTGCTATATTCCCAAATGGACCAAGGACATGTGTCCACCCCTGAAACCGATTGTTCCAGATATTAACTACCTTGAGGACCAATACATCTTGATTGCAGTGAAGTCTGTTGATGTTCATGAATCATATG GAGAATGCGTGATAGCCGCCAAGCCATACTTTAGTGTATTCCCTGTTCCGTTTGAGTGTGTCCTCACCCACCACGCTGAGGAGACGGGGCTCCTGAGGGGCAGGCTTCACGTGAAAGTCCCAATGAGTCCTTTGGGTTCCATGTGGTCACAGAGGAGCAGGAAGAGTTATG AGGTGACCATGCATGAAGAAGACAGTCGGAGATTCTCGGCCGACTGTGCGCCTTCAACCAAAAGAGACCTACTGCAAGCACCGGCACCAAGGGGGATGTCTTACAACGGATGTGATACAA TTACAGGTGCTGCGAACAAGAATTTATACCCACTCATTCCAATCACCAAACCAAGTAGCCTGGGTCTGGCAAAAGCTCCAAAGAGCAATCTGACACCTGGGCCTGTCGCTGAACCCCGCAACAGAAAACCCAGCCCGTCACCGAGATCACCTGCGACTACTCCAACAGAAAGATCACCAGAGACTACTCCGGTGGGGACCTTGATTTCTTTGTCGCCGACCTGGGAGAAGCCGCCATTGATGCCGAAGGATGCGTCGATGACGAAGGAGAGGATTTATGATGACGTGCCTGAAGAGAGGGAGGTACCACCGGCGCCACCGAAAAGGATTCAGTCGCTAGAAATGGAT ACTTACACAAAGATTGCCAGACCTAAGACTATTGAAGAATGGCTGAATCAGATACAGTTGGCACCATACATCAATATGTTCAAACAGAATGGCTGGGATTCTTTAGCATTTCTCTGTGACCTCTCTGACGATGACCTCCAGGGTATGAAGGTCGAGAAGACGCACAGAAAGAGAATTATGGACAGTATTGTTGAATTGAATAAATAA
- the LOC135494261 gene encoding phosphatidylinositol 3,4,5-trisphosphate 5-phosphatase 2-like isoform X1 has product MAKLPFHHKRISRLQAENLLKAEDKDGTYLVRDSETVFGAYTLCVWYHGVVHQYRILPDKEKRLYIQANEGVPEKKFANIGLLIQHYIQRGENNGLVCALKQPVGKKEEDKESDDDDYNNDYRDPETSGTCFTLPSKDDILTSHFHQRFSQLDSSSVDGGFIEDVKQYISNGLQKDATAIQGGTGVTGLREIHQLLAKAAQPLEKQLQEFLGKVELCQHLFAQGKTKKTKEQNIDSYGILVPDNEVEGSSSSTHTYQNDLGQIIDRLACCSTEVSSLDKKAVKCLQEMSAISVTSSTADENEIRSIVINPPRRRPIPPAAFKVKAVKGMLLKEVSITLDLNGGKLIIVTPNKSLLDQECMPTQDKIEQLIKSKDNNLRLDVKIEGRKRETYQFEDARSRENFCQLIHQMKNIHAPADQIDAITVFIGTWNMGDEQPGYNINSWLKCSGTGRPLDKSLSAVPHDVYVIGTQESSLTEKEWTSKIRKTLQAIYEIDLHMIATTSLWGIRLIILTKMEHKNRISHVQTSFVRTGIANTLGNKGAVGVSFSFLATSLCFVCAHLTSGAEKNHRRNSNFRDITKGLSLGNKQLNLFDMTKQFHHLFWLGDLNYRLDEKVDVILKKIQEKDYEHLLSNNDQLTKSKNASEAFQYFCEEPINFPPTYRYEKGTKSEYAWKKYKKTGLRINVPSWCDRVLWKSYPGTYVNSRAYGCNEEFMTSDHKPVFASFEIGIASQFISKEPSLQDEDVEIIFESCEAELNTTSRQNYVLEFHSTCLEAPVSSKSNVQYRQREPNCYIPKWTKDMCPPLKPIVPDINYLEDQYILIAVKSVDVHESYGECVIAAKPYFSVFPVPFECVLTHHAEETGLLRGRLHVKVPMSPLGSMWSQRSRKSYEVTMHEEDSRRFSADCAPSTKRDLLQAPAPRGMSYNGCDTITGAANKNLYPLIPITKPSSLGLAKAPKSNLTPGPVAEPRNRKPSPSPRSPATTPTERSPETTPVGTLISLSPTWEKPPLMPKDASMTKERIYDDVPEEREVPPAPPKRIQSLEMDTYTKIARPKTIEEWLNQIQLAPYINMFKQNGWDSLAFLCDLSDDDLQGMKVEKTHRKRIMDSIVELNK; this is encoded by the exons ATGGCTAAGCTGCCGTTTCATCACAAAAGAATCAGTCGACTTCAGGCAGAGAATTTGCTGAAAGCTGAGGACAAAGATGGGACTTACTTAGTCAGAGACAGTGAGACTGTTTTTGGGGCATATACACTTTGTGTTTG GTACCATGGAGTGGTCCACCAATACAGAATCCTACCAGATAAGGAGAAACGCCTGTACATCCAAGCTAATGAGGGCGTCCCGGAGAAGAAATTTGCTAATATCGGTCTGCTTATCCAGCACTACATTCAACGTGGCGAAAATAACGGGCTCGTGTGCGCACTGAAACAACCTGTCGGGAAGAAAGAAGAGGACAAAGAATCGG ATGACGATGATTATAACAATGATTACAGAGACCCTGAGACCTCTGGTACCTGTTTTACCCTACCCTCCAAAGACGATATCCTGACAAGCCACTTCCATCAGAGATTTTCTCAACTTGATTCGTCAAG TGTTGATGGTGGATTCATTGAAGATGTGAAGCAATATATCAGCAATGGTCTTCAGAAGGATGCCACTGCTATCCAGGGTGGGACAGGTGTGACTGGTCTGAGGGAGATCCATCAACTGCTGGCCAAGGCTGCTCAGCCCTTAGAAAA acaACTTCAAGAATTCCTTGGGAAGGTGGAACTTTGTCAACATTTGTTTGCCCAagggaaaacaaagaaaacgaaAGAG CAGAATATAGATTCCTATGGAATACTTGTCCCTGATAATGAAGTAGAGGGGTCCTCCTCCTCAACC CATACGTACCAGAATGACCTTGGCCAGATAATCGACAGGCTGGCGTGCTGTAGTACAGAGGTCAGTAGCCTGGACAAGAAGGCTGTGAAATGTCTCCAAGAGATGTCGGCGATCTCGGTGACATCATCGACGGCGGACGAGAATGAGATAAGATCAATAGTCATAAATCCTCCAAGACGGAGACCGATCCCGCCCGCAGCATTCAag GTGAAAGCAGTCAAAGGCATGCTCTTGAAAGAAGTCAGTATCACATTAGACCTCAATGGTGGGAAGCTGATCATCGTCACACCCAACAAGAGCCTGCTCGATCAAGAATGTATGCCGACGCAGGACAAAA TTGAGCAGCTGATTAAAAGTAAGGACAACAACTTGCGGCTAGACGTTAAGATTGAGGGGAGGAAGAGGGAGACATATCAATTTGAAGATGCCAGATCGCGGGAGAACTTCTGCCAGTTGATTCATCAGATGAAGAATATTCATGCACCCGCTGACCAAATTGATGCCATTACCGTCTTCATTGGAACTTGGAATATGG GTGATGAACAGCCAGGTTATAACATTAACTCTTGGCTGAAGTGCAGTGGGACCGGGCGACCCCTGGACAAAAGTCTGAGTGCTGTACCCCATGACGTGTATGTGATAGGTACCCAGGAGTCCTCGCTCACCGAGAAGGAGTGGACCAGTAAGATCAGGAAAACGTTGCAAGCGATTTATGAGATAGATTTACATATG ATTGCCACGACCAGTCTTTGGGGAATACGACTCATCATTCTGACAAAGATGGAACACAAAAACAGAATCAGTCATGTCCAGACATCATTTGTTAGAACAGGAATCGCTAATACTCTAG GTAACAAAGGTGCTGTGGGTGTGTCGTTTTCATTTCTTGCCACATCACTGTGTTTTGTCTGTGCTCATTTGACGTCCGGTGCTGAGAAAAATCACAG GAGAAACAGCAATTTCCGTGACATAACGAAAGGCCTGTCCCTCGGCAACAAGCAGCTAAACCTGTTCGACATGACCAAGCAGTTCCACCATCTCTTCTGGCTAGGCGATCTCAATTATCGACTCGATGAGAAAGTGGAT GTTATTCTTAAGAAAATACAAGAAAAAGACTACGAACACTTGCTCTCCAACAACGACCAGCTTACCAAGTCCAAGAACGCCAGTGAAGCATTCCAGTACTTCTGCGAAGAGCCGATAAATTTCCCGCCAACGTACCGATACGAGAAGGGCACCAAGAGTGAATATGCATGGAAAAAGTACAAGAAAACAGGA TTAAGGATTAACGTTCCGTCTTGGTGTGACCGGGTCCTGTGGAAGTCATATCCTGGTACCTATGTCAACTCAAGAGCTTATG GTTGCAATGAGGAGTTCATGACCAGCGACCACAAGCCTGTGTTTGCGAGTTTCGAGATTGGAATCGCCTCGCAGTTCATTTCTAAAGAACCCAGCTTGCAGGACGAAGACGTTGAAATCATCTTTGAGAGTTGCGAGGCAGAGTTGAACACAACGAGTCGACAAAACTATGTACTGGAGTTTCATTCGACTTGTCTGGAAG CTCCGGTCTCGAGTAAATCTAATGTGCAATACCGCCAGCGAGAGCCAAACTGCTATATTCCCAAATGGACCAAGGACATGTGTCCACCCCTGAAACCGATTGTTCCAGATATTAACTACCTTGAGGACCAATACATCTTGATTGCAGTGAAGTCTGTTGATGTTCATGAATCATATG GAGAATGCGTGATAGCCGCCAAGCCATACTTTAGTGTATTCCCTGTTCCGTTTGAGTGTGTCCTCACCCACCACGCTGAGGAGACGGGGCTCCTGAGGGGCAGGCTTCACGTGAAAGTCCCAATGAGTCCTTTGGGTTCCATGTGGTCACAGAGGAGCAGGAAGAGTTATG AGGTGACCATGCATGAAGAAGACAGTCGGAGATTCTCGGCCGACTGTGCGCCTTCAACCAAAAGAGACCTACTGCAAGCACCGGCACCAAGGGGGATGTCTTACAACGGATGTGATACAA TTACAGGTGCTGCGAACAAGAATTTATACCCACTCATTCCAATCACCAAACCAAGTAGCCTGGGTCTGGCAAAAGCTCCAAAGAGCAATCTGACACCTGGGCCTGTCGCTGAACCCCGCAACAGAAAACCCAGCCCGTCACCGAGATCACCTGCGACTACTCCAACAGAAAGATCACCAGAGACTACTCCGGTGGGGACCTTGATTTCTTTGTCGCCGACCTGGGAGAAGCCGCCATTGATGCCGAAGGATGCGTCGATGACGAAGGAGAGGATTTATGATGACGTGCCTGAAGAGAGGGAGGTACCACCGGCGCCACCGAAAAGGATTCAGTCGCTAGAAATGGAT ACTTACACAAAGATTGCCAGACCTAAGACTATTGAAGAATGGCTGAATCAGATACAGTTGGCACCATACATCAATATGTTCAAACAGAATGGCTGGGATTCTTTAGCATTTCTCTGTGACCTCTCTGACGATGACCTCCAGGGTATGAAGGTCGAGAAGACGCACAGAAAGAGAATTATGGACAGTATTGTTGAATTGAATAAATAA